Within the Acetonema longum DSM 6540 genome, the region TGAGCCAGCAGGGATTTTTCCTGGGTGCTGGTTTCAATCACCTTGCTGATGCCGCCGTTTTTAATGATGATCCGTTTGTCGGCAATCAGGGCCAGCAGCGGGTCATGGGTGGCCATCAGGACAATTTTGTCTTCAGCTACTAAAAGCTTCAGCGCTTTCTTGCGGTCAATGCCGGCATTTTCAATTTCATCGATCAAAACGATGGGAGATGAACTGAGAATGGCCGTGTCGGCGATCATCAGGGCGCGGGACTGGCCGCCGCTCAGGCTGGTTACCGGCGTGTCCGGGTCAAACTTCTCGCCGGCAAGCTTGTTGGCCTCGGCGATAATGCGCTCCACAATCCCTTCCACATCTTCCACCAGGCGGCTTTGCGCGTGCAGCCGCAGGAATTCCTGCGTGGTCAGGTCAATAACAAAGTTCATGTTCTGGGAAAGCTGGGCTACCAGCTTGTTGTTGGACGAAAAACGCCATTTCTTATCCGGTTCCTCGCCGTTGATCCGGATGGTCCTGCCGGTAGGGGTGTCTTTTTGCGCCGTCCATTCGATATCGGCCAGCAGGCGGCTTTTCCCCGAGCCAGTGGGGCCGACGATGGAAACAATCTCCGACTGGCGGACGGTCAGTTCCTGAAACTGTTCCGCCTGGCCGGATTTGTCCCGGCCGGGAAGGATGGTCAGCGTTTCCACCCGCCTCTCCTGTTCCAGCCCAAGGAAGGCGGTCATTTGCTCGATAAACAGGCTGAGGCCGGCCAGCAGATTTTCCCGGTCAATGGCCTGGTCCTCGATCTCGGCTTCGCTGAAATGGGCGAGGTACTGCGCGAAGGTCCGGTCTTCATAGCCGGCAATATCCAG harbors:
- a CDS encoding ATP-binding cassette domain-containing protein, with translation MKNLTIRQLLQKYPFAGSYFEQNKLDIAGYEDRTFAQYLAHFSEAEIEDQAIDRENLLAGLSLFIEQMTAFLGLEQERRVETLTILPGRDKSGQAEQFQELTVRQSEIVSIVGPTGSGKSRLLADIEWTAQKDTPTGRTIRINGEEPDKKWRFSSNNKLVAQLSQNMNFVIDLTTQEFLRLHAQSRLVEDVEGIVERIIAEANKLAGEKFDPDTPVTSLSGGQSRALMIADTAILSSSPIVLIDEIENAGIDRKKALKLLVAEDKIVLMATHDPLLALIADKRIIIKNGGISKVIETSTQEKSLLAQLEKTDGMLQSMRQKLRGGETLTPQDMLSPAL